In the Streptomyces fradiae ATCC 10745 = DSM 40063 genome, GACGAGCGGGCCCGCATCGGCAACCTCGCGGGCGGCGGCAAGGGCGCCGACGCGGTCGTCTCCGTGCACGCCGACGGCTCGGCGGTCGGCAACCGGGGCCACCACGTGATCCTTCCCGGGCTGGTCAAGGAGGGTGCGGCCGACACGGCGCCGATCGTCGCGCCCTCCCGCAGGCTCGGCGAGCGCATCGAGGCCGAGTTCGCGCGGGCGACCGGCTCCGCCCCGGCCAACTACCTCGGCGGCGGTACGGGGTTGGACGTGCGGAAGGACCTCGGCGGGCTCAACCTGTCGACGGTGCCCAAGGTCTTCGTCGAGTGCGGGAACATGCAGGACCCGAAGGACGCCGCACTGCTGTCGGACGCGGCGTGGCGGCAGAAGGCCGCCCAGGGGATCGCGAACGGGGTCGGCACCTATCTGCTCGGGTAGGCCGTACGGACGATACATTCGTCCGTACGATGGGCGCCCCCCGTGCTTCGCGCCACCCCCGACGACACTGAACCGACGAAGGACTTCTACACGTGAACATCCGCTCCCTCACTCGAGGCGATGGCGTGGTGATCGGAGCAGCGGTGGTGCTGTTCATCGCCTCGTTCCTGAGCCTGGCAAGCATCGACTGCCCCGCCGGAATCAACTGCTCCGACTACGACACGCCCAACGCCTGGGACCGGCTCGGCCTGCTGATGAGCATGTACCTCGCGGGCATCATCGGTGCGGCGCTCATCGTCGTGGCGCGGCTCCTCCCCGGGCGCAGGGTGGCCGGTCTCGACCTGGGCCAGTTCGGTGTCGCCTTCACCGTCTTCTCGCTGTGGACGGCGTTCTGGACGATCATCGACGTCAGCTCCGCGGGCGCCGGTCTGATCCTCGGGCTGCTCGCCACGATCGTGCTCGCCGCGGGCGCCGTGGCCTCGCCGCTGCTCCCGCCCCTGAAGGCGCCGCTCATGGGCGCGCCGAAGCCGCAGACGCCGCAGCCGTACGGCGCCCAGCCGGGCGCGACGGGCGGCGCGGGCTACGGCTACCCGGGCGGCCAGCAGTTCGGCCAGCAGCCGGGCGGCACGGGCGGCTACGGCTACCCGGCCGGCGGGCAGCCCGGCGCGGTGGACGGCGGCCAGCAGCAGCCGCAGCCGGGGCAGCAGGGGGCCCCGGCCGCGGCCCAGCAGGCGGCTCCCGCCGGGGACTTCTCGCCGTTCTGGTTCGCCGTGCCGGTGGCCCGGCCGCTGTACGGCGAGGACGGCTCGCCGACGCCGATCGCCGAGCTGGCTCCGGGCACCTGGTACCTGGCCGTCGAGCAGCGGGGCGCGGCCCTGGTCGCGCAGACGCAGGACGGCCGCCGCGGTGTCCTCCAGGACACGACGGGCATCCAGCGCGGCTGACACCGCGCCCGCCACGGGGGAACGGGCCCGCCCACCGCGCCGCAAGGCCGGCGGGCGGGCCCGTCCGCGTACGGGAGGGGTGTGCGCGGGGGCGGGTGCCGGTCGGCGGGCGGTGCCGGCCTTCCCCGGACGCCGTGGGTCCTGCCGCCCCGTCCGCGTACGGGAGCCGCGGGGCGTGCCCGGTGCCCGGCCGGGCCCGGCGGCCCGGAGCCCCGCACGGGCTCGGCGCGAGCCGCCGCCGGGCGGGCCCCGCGGGCGGGGGGCGCCCGGCCCCGTACCGCCCGGCCCGCCGGCGAGTCAGCAGCAGTCGGGGGCCAGGCCCCTGGGGAGGGACTCGCCGCCGAAGACCGCCGCGGTCGCCTCGTCGCCGCCGAGGGCCGCCACCGCGAGGAGCAGCGAGCCGGCCGTCCAGGTGGTCAGCTCCTCGGGCCAGACGGCGCGGTCGCCCTCGAAGACGTACCCGGTCCAGTACAGCCCGCCCTCGGCGCGCAGGTGGCCGATGGAGCGGAGGATGTCGACGGCCCGGTCGGACTCGCCCATCGCCCAGAGGGTGAGGGCCAGTTCGCAGCTCTCCCCGCCGGTGACCCACGGGTTGGGGACGACGCACCGCACGCCGAGGCCCGGTACGACGAAGTCGTCCCAGCGGCTCTCGATGCGCTCCTTCGCCGCCGGGCCGGTGACGGCGCCGCCGAGCACCGGGTAGTACCAGTCCATCGAGTAGCGGCTCTTGTCGAGGAACCGCTCCGGGTGGTGGGCGACGGCGTGGGCGAGGGCGCCGGTGGCCAGCTCCCAGTCCGGCTGGGGCTCCTCGCGGTGCTCGGCGACGGCGAGGGCGCAGCGCAGCGCGTGGTGGATCGAGGCGCTGCCGGTGAGCAGGGCGTCCGCGACGGGCGTGCCGTCCTCCTCGCGCTTCCAGCCGATCTGCCCGCCGGGCTGCTGGAGGGCGAGGACGAACGCGACGGCGGCGCGGACCACGGGCCACATGCGGTCGAGGAACGCCTCGTCGCCGGTGGTCAGGAAGTGGTGCCAGACGCCGACGGCGACGTAGGCGCAGAAGTTGCTCTCGCGGGCGCGGTCCGTGGGCCGGTCGGCTTCGCCGTCGTGGTAGGCGGCGTACCAGGAGCCGTCGGCGTTCTGGTGGCGGGCCAGCCATTCGTAGGCGCGGGCGGCGGCGTCGTGCTCGCCTGCGGCGTCGAGGGCCATGGCGGCCTCGGTGTGGTCCCACGGGTCGAGGTGGTGGCCGCGGAACCAGGGGATGGCGCCGGACTCCCGCTGCGCGGCGAGGATGGCGGCGACGGTCTCGGCCGCCTGCCCGGCGGTCAGCACGCCGGGCAGGGTGAGGTGTTCGGTGCGCTCGGGCGGGGTCACAGCGCGGTGTCCGCCGGGAGGTGGGGCTTGGTCGCGTACACCACGAAGCTCTTGCCGAGGACGGGGTTGAGCGCCCGCTCGGCGAGCCGGGTGGCGAGCGGCTTCTTCATGATGTCCCAGACGAGGAGCTTGTGGTACGCGCGGACGGGCAGCGCCTTGTCGTTGTCGACGCCGAACGCGCACTTCAGCCACCAGTACGGGGAGTGCAGGGCGTGCGCGTGGTGGCTGCCGTAGGGGCGCAGGCCGGCCGCGCGGACCTTGCCGAGCAGTTCGTCGGCCTTGTAGATGCGGATGTGGCCGCCCTCGACCTCGTGGTACGCGTCGGACAGCGCCCAGCAGACCTTCTCGGGGCCGTAGCGCGGGACGGTGACGGCGATGCGGCCGCCCGGCCTGAGGACGCGGACCATCTCGGCGAGGACGCCCTCGTCGTCGGGGATGTGCTCCATCACCTCGGAGATGATGACCACGTCGAACGAGGCGTCCGGGAAGGGGAGGTTGAGGGCGTCGCCCTCCATCGCGGTGGCCGTGGCGCCCGCCGGGGCCTCCCCTGCCTCCTTCATCGCGGCGAACCAGGTGGCGACCTCGCGGATCTCGTCGCCGTTCCGGTCGAGCGCCACCACCCGCGCCCCGCGCCGGTAGCACTCGAACGCGTGCCGCCCGGCGCCGCAGCCCAGGTCGAGCACACGGTCGCCGGGGGCGATCGGGAAGCGGGTGAAGTCGACGGTCAGCACGTGCGGGGCCTGCTTTCACGGTCCGTGGCGGGAGCGGGGGTGGCGGAAGCCGGGGCGGGGGCCTGCGCGGGGGCTCCGGAGGCCGGGGCGGACCCGAAGGCTCCCACGACGGGGGCGGAGGTGCCGGCGGACGCCGCGGTGACGGCGGGGGCCGGGGTGACGGCCGGGGCCGCGGTGGCCGCCGGGGCCGGGGTGACGGCCGGGGCCGCGGTGGCCGCGGTGGCCGCGGTGGTCGTCATCGGCGGGCTCCGTGCGCGGCGATGGCCTCGCGGTAGCGGTCCGCGGTGCCCTGGGCGGCGCGGGCCCAGGTGAAGCGGTCCAGGACGCGGGCGCGGCCGGCGGCCCCGAGGCGGGCGCGCAGCTCGGCGCCGCCGGGGCCCAGGAGGCGGCCGAGCGCGGCGGCCAGGGCGCCGGAGTCGCCGGGCGGTACGGCGAGGCAGGTCTCGCCGTCGGGTCCGGCGACCTCCGGGATGGCGCCGCCGGTCGTGGCGACCAGCGGCGTACCGGTGGCCATCGCCTCCGCGGCGGGCAGCGAGAAGCCCTCGTACAGGCTGGGCACGCAGGCCACCTGGGCGCCGCGCACCAGGTCCACCAGCTCGGCGTCGCTGATGCCCTTGACGAACCGGACGGCGCCGTCGAGGCCGTACCGCTCGATGGCGCGCGCGACGGGCCCGTCCTCGGCGCGCTTGCCGACGACGACCAGGTGCGCCTCGGGGACCTCGGTGCGGAGCTTGGCGAGCGCGTCGACCAGGTGCACCAGCCCCTTCAGCGGCACGTCGGCGCTGGAGGTGGTGACGATCCGGCCGGGCACCTCGGGAACGGACGCGTCGGGGGACCACAGCGAGGTGTCGGCGCCGATGGGCACGACGTGCACCCGCTCGGGGCGGACGCCCAGGTGGTCCACGATCTCCCGGCGGGAGGAGCCGGAGACGGTGAGGATCGACGGCAGGCGGCGCGCGACGCGCTTCTGCATGCGGGTGAAGGCGTACCAGCGGCGGACGGACAGCCGCCGCTTGGCGTCGCGGGCGGCGTCCAGCTCCAGCCGCCGGTCGACGGTGACGGGGTGGTGGACGGTGGTCACCAGCGGCGCGCCGAGCGGGGCGAGGAGCCCGTACCCGAGGGTCTGGTTGTCGTGGACGACGTCGAAGTCGCCGCGGCGGGCGGCCAGCAGCCGCCGGGCGCGCAGCGAGAACGTCAGCGGCTCGGGGAAGCCGCCGGTCCACATGGTGGCGACCTCCAGCGCGTCGATCCAGTCGCGGTACTCGTCGCGCCCCGGGGTGCGGAACGGGTCGGGCTGGCGGTACAGGTCGAGGCTGGGCAGCTCCGTGAGGGTGACGACGCCGGGCGCGGGACCCCCGGCGGGCGCGTCGCCGACCTCGTCGAGCACCGGGTACGGCTGGGAACCGATCACCTCGACGGTGTGGCCCAGGCGGGCCAGCTCACGGGAGAGGTGCCGTACGTAGACGCCCTGGCCGCCGCAGAACGGGTTCCCCTTGTACGTGAGGAGCGCGATGCGCAGCGGACGCCCGGCGTCGGCTGCCGCACCTGATCGGGGGCCTGCTGCTACGGCCTCGGCGGTCACTCGCGGCCCCTTCCATCCCTGCGTTTCGGCGGAGCGTAACCGGTGGCGCTAATCTAGAACAAGTTTCAGAGTTGATCGTTCTCGGGCGCTCGGAGAAGCTTCGAATCTACCGGCAGGTAGCGCCGCTGTGACGGCCGGAACAGGTGATTCACGCCACGGCCGGCGTGGGGGCGGGGCCATACTGTCGCCCGTCGGGGCACGGCGCCACGGAATCGTTCGACGCACGGATCGACGGGGACCTATGACAGCGGAAGGCAGGCCGGCGTCGCCGCCCCTGACGGAACGGCAGGAGGCGCGCCGCCGCCGCATCCTCCACGCCAGCGCGCGCCTGGCGGGCCGGGGCGGGTTCGACGCCGTGCAGATGCGGGAGGTCGCCGAGGCGGCGGGGGTCGCACTCGGCACGCTGTACCGCTACTTCCCGTCCAAGGTGCACCTGCTGGTGGCGACGATGCAGGACCAGCTCGACGGTCTCCACGCGACGCTGCGCAAGCGCCCCCCGGCCGGGGAGACCGCCGCCGAGCGGGTCGCCGAGACGCTGATGCGGGCGTTCCGGGCGCTCCAGCGGGAGCCCCAGCTCGCGGACGCGATGGTGCGGGCGCTGACGTTCGCCGACCGGAGCGTGAGCGAGGAGGTCGACGCGGTCTCCCGGCAGACGACGGCGATCATCCTGGACGCCATGGGGCTGGCGGACCCGTCGGCGGAGCAGCTCGCGGCGGTGCGGGTCATCGAGCACACCTGGCACTCGGCGCTGATCACCTGGCTCTCGGGGCGCGCGTCCATCGCGCAGGTGCGGACCGACATCGAGACGGCGTGCCGGCTGATCGAGCGGCAGCCGTAGGCGTCCGGCCGGAGGGGCGGGGTACGCCGGACAGGCCGGGCACTCCGGGTACGCCGGACAGGCCGGGTGCGCCGGACAGGCCAGGTGCGCCGGACAGGCCAGGTGCGCCGGGCAGGCCGGGCAGGCCGGGCAGGCCGGGCAGGCCGGGCAGGCCGGGCAGGCCGGGCAGGCCGGGCAG is a window encoding:
- a CDS encoding TetR family transcriptional regulator; translation: MTAEGRPASPPLTERQEARRRRILHASARLAGRGGFDAVQMREVAEAAGVALGTLYRYFPSKVHLLVATMQDQLDGLHATLRKRPPAGETAAERVAETLMRAFRALQREPQLADAMVRALTFADRSVSEEVDAVSRQTTAIILDAMGLADPSAEQLAAVRVIEHTWHSALITWLSGRASIAQVRTDIETACRLIERQP
- a CDS encoding DUF5336 domain-containing protein, producing MNIRSLTRGDGVVIGAAVVLFIASFLSLASIDCPAGINCSDYDTPNAWDRLGLLMSMYLAGIIGAALIVVARLLPGRRVAGLDLGQFGVAFTVFSLWTAFWTIIDVSSAGAGLILGLLATIVLAAGAVASPLLPPLKAPLMGAPKPQTPQPYGAQPGATGGAGYGYPGGQQFGQQPGGTGGYGYPAGGQPGAVDGGQQQPQPGQQGAPAAAQQAAPAGDFSPFWFAVPVARPLYGEDGSPTPIAELAPGTWYLAVEQRGAALVAQTQDGRRGVLQDTTGIQRG
- a CDS encoding glycosyltransferase family 4 protein yields the protein MTAEAVAAGPRSGAAADAGRPLRIALLTYKGNPFCGGQGVYVRHLSRELARLGHTVEVIGSQPYPVLDEVGDAPAGGPAPGVVTLTELPSLDLYRQPDPFRTPGRDEYRDWIDALEVATMWTGGFPEPLTFSLRARRLLAARRGDFDVVHDNQTLGYGLLAPLGAPLVTTVHHPVTVDRRLELDAARDAKRRLSVRRWYAFTRMQKRVARRLPSILTVSGSSRREIVDHLGVRPERVHVVPIGADTSLWSPDASVPEVPGRIVTTSSADVPLKGLVHLVDALAKLRTEVPEAHLVVVGKRAEDGPVARAIERYGLDGAVRFVKGISDAELVDLVRGAQVACVPSLYEGFSLPAAEAMATGTPLVATTGGAIPEVAGPDGETCLAVPPGDSGALAAALGRLLGPGGAELRARLGAAGRARVLDRFTWARAAQGTADRYREAIAAHGARR
- a CDS encoding class I SAM-dependent methyltransferase → MLTVDFTRFPIAPGDRVLDLGCGAGRHAFECYRRGARVVALDRNGDEIREVATWFAAMKEAGEAPAGATATAMEGDALNLPFPDASFDVVIISEVMEHIPDDEGVLAEMVRVLRPGGRIAVTVPRYGPEKVCWALSDAYHEVEGGHIRIYKADELLGKVRAAGLRPYGSHHAHALHSPYWWLKCAFGVDNDKALPVRAYHKLLVWDIMKKPLATRLAERALNPVLGKSFVVYATKPHLPADTAL
- a CDS encoding prenyltransferase → MTPPERTEHLTLPGVLTAGQAAETVAAILAAQRESGAIPWFRGHHLDPWDHTEAAMALDAAGEHDAAARAYEWLARHQNADGSWYAAYHDGEADRPTDRARESNFCAYVAVGVWHHFLTTGDEAFLDRMWPVVRAAVAFVLALQQPGGQIGWKREEDGTPVADALLTGSASIHHALRCALAVAEHREEPQPDWELATGALAHAVAHHPERFLDKSRYSMDWYYPVLGGAVTGPAAKERIESRWDDFVVPGLGVRCVVPNPWVTGGESCELALTLWAMGESDRAVDILRSIGHLRAEGGLYWTGYVFEGDRAVWPEELTTWTAGSLLLAVAALGGDEATAAVFGGESLPRGLAPDCC